Proteins encoded in a region of the Streptomyces violaceoruber genome:
- a CDS encoding GlxA family transcriptional regulator, whose protein sequence is MLADAAARAAELDRLMRPAPRPGAHKVAVLALDGVYPFELGIPHRVLGSADGRYEVLSASVDGRPVRTDSDLTVTPAHGPEVLAGADTVIVPPYAVTAASATVPDPRALAALARVRPGTRLVSICTGAFLLAAAGLLDGRRATTHWALTDHFRELFPRVELDADVLFVDHGDVLTSAGAASGVDVCLHLVRRDHGSEVANQVARRCVVPPYRDGGQAQYIERPVPPASGTGTGPTRDWALRRLDRPLSLDELAAHAAMSTRTFARRFREETGLSPGRWLTQQRLRRARHLLESSDLPVERVAHEVGFATATSLRRHLAAEAGVAPSAYRRTFRASVP, encoded by the coding sequence ATGCTCGCCGACGCCGCCGCCCGCGCGGCCGAACTGGACCGTTTGATGCGCCCGGCGCCCCGCCCCGGCGCCCACAAGGTCGCCGTCCTCGCCCTGGACGGCGTCTACCCCTTCGAACTCGGCATCCCGCACCGGGTCCTGGGATCCGCCGACGGGCGCTACGAAGTGCTGTCCGCGAGCGTCGACGGGCGGCCCGTGCGCACCGACTCGGACCTGACCGTCACCCCGGCGCACGGCCCCGAGGTGCTGGCCGGGGCGGACACCGTGATCGTGCCGCCGTACGCCGTCACGGCCGCGTCCGCCACCGTGCCGGATCCGCGGGCGCTCGCCGCCCTGGCCCGGGTCCGCCCCGGCACCCGCCTGGTGTCGATCTGCACCGGCGCCTTCCTGCTGGCCGCCGCCGGTCTCCTGGACGGGCGCCGGGCCACCACCCACTGGGCGCTCACCGACCACTTCCGGGAGCTGTTCCCCCGGGTGGAGCTGGACGCCGACGTGCTCTTCGTCGACCACGGCGACGTGCTGACCTCGGCGGGCGCGGCGAGCGGTGTCGACGTCTGCCTGCACCTGGTGCGCCGGGACCACGGCAGCGAGGTCGCCAACCAGGTGGCCCGCCGCTGCGTCGTGCCGCCGTACCGGGACGGCGGCCAGGCGCAGTACATCGAACGGCCGGTGCCGCCGGCGAGCGGGACGGGCACCGGCCCGACCCGCGACTGGGCGCTGCGCCGGCTGGACCGGCCGCTGTCGCTGGACGAGCTGGCCGCGCACGCGGCGATGAGCACCCGCACCTTCGCCCGGCGCTTCCGGGAGGAGACCGGTCTGAGTCCCGGGCGCTGGCTGACCCAACAGCGGCTGCGGCGGGCCCGGCACCTGCTGGAGTCCAGCGACCTGCCGGTGGAACGGGTCGCCCACGAGGTCGGCTTCGCCACCGCCACCTCGCTGCGCCGCCACCTGGCCGCCGAGGCGGGAGTGGCCCCCTCGGCGTACCGGCGCACCTTCCGCGCCTCGGTGCCGTAG
- a CDS encoding methylmalonyl-CoA mutase family protein yields the protein MDAHAIEEGRLRWQARYDAARKRDADFTTLSGDPVEPVYGPRPGDEYEGFERIGWPGEYPFTRGLYPTGYRGRTWTIRQFAGFGNAEQTNERYKMILRNGGGGLSVAFDMPTLMGRDSDDPRSLGEVGHCGVAIDSAADMEVLFKDIPLGDVTTSMTISGPAVPVFCMYLVAAERQGVDASVLNGTLQTDIFKEYIAQKEWLFQPEPHLRLIGDLMEYCAAGIPAYKPLSVSGYHIREAGATAAQELAYTLADGFGYVELGLSRGLDVDVFAPGLSFFFDAHLDFFEEIAKFRAARRIWARWMRDVYGARTDKAQWLRFHTQTAGVSLTAQQPYNNVVRTAVEALAAVLGGTNSLHTNALDETLALPSEQAAEIALRTQQVLMEETGVANVADPLGGSWFIEQLTDRIEADAEKIFEQIKERGLRAHPDGQHPVGPITSGLLRGIEDGWFTGEIAESAFRYQQSLEKDDKKVVGVNVHTGSVTGDLEILRVSHEVEREQVRVLGERKDARDDAAVRGALDAMLAAARSGGNMIGPMLDAVRAEATLGEICGVLRDEWGVYTEPAGF from the coding sequence ATGGACGCTCATGCCATAGAGGAGGGCCGCCTTCGCTGGCAGGCCCGGTACGACGCGGCGCGCAAGCGCGACGCGGACTTCACCACGCTCTCCGGAGACCCCGTGGAGCCGGTGTACGGGCCCCGCCCCGGGGACGAGTACGAGGGCTTCGAGCGGATCGGCTGGCCGGGCGAGTACCCCTTCACCCGCGGCCTGTATCCGACCGGGTACCGGGGGCGTACGTGGACCATCCGGCAGTTCGCCGGGTTCGGCAACGCCGAGCAGACCAACGAGCGCTACAAGATGATCCTCCGCAACGGCGGCGGCGGGCTCTCGGTCGCCTTCGACATGCCGACCCTGATGGGCCGCGACTCCGACGACCCGCGCTCGCTGGGCGAGGTCGGGCACTGCGGGGTGGCCATCGACTCGGCCGCCGACATGGAAGTGCTGTTCAAGGACATCCCGCTCGGGGACGTGACGACCTCCATGACGATCAGCGGGCCCGCCGTGCCCGTGTTCTGCATGTACCTCGTCGCCGCCGAGCGCCAGGGCGTCGACGCGTCCGTGCTCAACGGCACGCTGCAGACCGACATCTTCAAGGAGTACATCGCCCAGAAGGAGTGGCTCTTCCAGCCCGAGCCCCACCTCCGGCTCATCGGCGACCTCATGGAGTACTGCGCGGCCGGCATCCCCGCCTACAAGCCGCTCTCCGTCTCCGGCTACCACATCCGCGAGGCGGGGGCGACGGCCGCGCAGGAGCTGGCGTACACGCTCGCCGACGGCTTCGGCTACGTGGAGCTGGGCCTCAGCCGCGGGCTCGACGTGGACGTCTTCGCGCCCGGCCTCTCCTTCTTCTTCGACGCGCACCTCGACTTCTTCGAGGAGATCGCCAAGTTCCGCGCGGCCCGCAGGATCTGGGCGCGGTGGATGCGCGACGTGTACGGCGCGCGGACCGACAAGGCCCAGTGGCTGCGGTTCCACACCCAGACCGCCGGGGTCTCGCTCACCGCGCAGCAGCCGTACAACAACGTCGTACGCACCGCGGTGGAGGCGCTGGCGGCCGTGCTCGGCGGCACCAACTCCCTGCACACCAACGCGCTCGACGAGACCCTCGCCCTGCCCAGCGAGCAGGCCGCCGAGATCGCCCTGCGCACCCAGCAGGTGCTGATGGAGGAGACCGGCGTCGCCAACGTCGCCGACCCGCTGGGCGGTTCCTGGTTCATCGAGCAGCTGACCGACCGCATCGAGGCCGACGCCGAGAAGATCTTCGAGCAGATCAAGGAGCGGGGGCTGCGCGCCCACCCCGACGGGCAGCACCCCGTCGGACCGATCACCTCCGGTCTGCTGCGCGGCATCGAGGACGGCTGGTTCACCGGCGAGATCGCCGAGTCCGCCTTCCGCTACCAGCAGTCCTTGGAGAAGGACGACAAGAAGGTGGTCGGCGTCAACGTCCACACCGGCTCCGTCACCGGCGACCTGGAGATCCTGCGGGTCAGCCACGAGGTCGAGCGCGAGCAGGTGCGGGTCCTGGGCGAGCGCAAGGACGCCCGGGACGACGCCGCCGTGCGCGGCGCCCTGGACGCCATGCTGGCCGCGGCCCGCTCCGGCGGCAACATGATCGGGCCGATGCTGGACGCGGTGCGCGCGGAGGCGACGCTGGGCGAGATCTGCGGTGTGCTGCGCGACGAGTGGGGGGTGTACACGGAACCGGCGGGGTTCTGA
- a CDS encoding DUF3817 domain-containing protein, whose translation MKKSVLTRYRVMAYVTGVLLIALCLGMIAKYVLDLGGAADFTQVVSIAHGWLYVIYLVVAFDLGSKAKWPVKKQLWVLLAGTVPTAAFFVERRVTQELDAKVAATEAPAPVKA comes from the coding sequence ATGAAAAAGAGCGTGCTGACCCGCTACCGGGTCATGGCGTACGTCACCGGTGTGCTGCTGATCGCGCTGTGCCTCGGCATGATCGCGAAGTACGTCCTGGATCTGGGCGGCGCCGCCGACTTCACGCAGGTCGTCAGCATTGCCCACGGCTGGTTGTACGTGATCTACCTCGTCGTGGCCTTCGACCTCGGGTCCAAAGCGAAGTGGCCGGTGAAGAAGCAGCTCTGGGTGCTGCTCGCCGGGACCGTTCCGACGGCCGCCTTCTTCGTGGAGCGCAGGGTCACCCAGGAGCTGGACGCGAAGGTCGCCGCCACCGAGGCGCCCGCCCCCGTCAAGGCGTAA
- a CDS encoding MarR family winged helix-turn-helix transcriptional regulator, with translation MPKPLSLSFDPIARADELWAQRWGGVPSMAAITSIMRAQQILLGEVDAVVKPYGLTFARYEALVLLTFSKSGELPMSKIGERLMVHPTSVTNTVDRLVRSGLVAKRPNPNDGRGTLATITDKGREVVEAATRDLMAMDFGLGAYDAEECGEIFAMLRPLRVAAGDFDED, from the coding sequence GTGCCGAAGCCCCTCAGTCTCTCCTTCGATCCCATCGCCCGAGCCGACGAACTCTGGGCACAGCGCTGGGGCGGTGTGCCCTCCATGGCGGCGATCACCTCGATCATGCGGGCCCAGCAGATCCTGCTGGGTGAGGTCGACGCCGTGGTCAAGCCGTACGGGCTGACCTTCGCGCGCTACGAGGCGCTGGTGCTGCTCACCTTCTCCAAGTCGGGCGAACTGCCGATGTCCAAGATCGGCGAGCGCCTGATGGTGCACCCCACCTCCGTGACGAACACCGTCGACCGCCTGGTGCGCTCCGGTCTGGTGGCCAAGCGCCCCAACCCCAACGACGGCCGCGGCACGCTGGCCACCATCACCGACAAGGGCCGCGAGGTCGTCGAGGCGGCCACCCGCGACCTGATGGCGATGGACTTCGGCCTGGGCGCGTACGACGCCGAGGAGTGCGGCGAGATCTTCGCGATGCTCAGGCCGCTGCGGGTCGCCGCGGGCGACTTCGACGAGGACTGA
- a CDS encoding MTH1187 family thiamine-binding protein — MIVAFSVTPLGVGEDVGEYVADAVRVVRESGLPNRTDAMFTSVEGEWGEVMDVVRRAVAAVEARAPRVSLVLKADIRPGVTDGLTSKVETVERHLAP; from the coding sequence ATGATCGTCGCCTTCTCCGTGACGCCGCTCGGCGTCGGCGAGGACGTGGGGGAGTACGTCGCCGACGCCGTCCGGGTGGTCCGCGAGTCCGGGCTGCCGAACCGCACCGACGCGATGTTCACGTCCGTCGAGGGCGAGTGGGGCGAGGTCATGGACGTGGTCCGGCGGGCCGTGGCGGCCGTCGAGGCACGCGCGCCGCGGGTCTCCCTGGTCCTCAAGGCGGACATCCGCCCCGGCGTGACGGACGGCCTCACGTCGAAGGTCGAGACGGTCGAGCGCCACCTCGCCCCCTGA
- a CDS encoding DUF3817 domain-containing protein: MDLKTATALRRLRLVSAPEAISFLLLLVCSVLKRTTDFNAVPAMGMIHGVLFVLYVIFWADAWNRAKWPLKTAALYFVLSVLPTGGFFAERKLKREAESAVIASRARQEGIVNA, from the coding sequence GTGGACCTCAAGACCGCCACCGCCCTCCGCCGCCTCCGCCTGGTCTCGGCCCCCGAGGCGATCTCGTTCCTCCTCCTGCTCGTCTGCTCCGTCCTGAAGCGGACCACCGACTTCAACGCGGTGCCGGCGATGGGCATGATCCACGGTGTCCTCTTCGTGCTGTACGTGATCTTCTGGGCCGACGCCTGGAACCGCGCCAAGTGGCCGCTGAAGACCGCCGCCCTCTACTTCGTCCTCTCGGTCCTGCCGACCGGCGGCTTCTTCGCCGAGCGCAAGCTCAAGCGCGAGGCCGAGAGCGCGGTCATCGCCTCCCGCGCCCGCCAGGAAGGGATCGTCAACGCATGA
- a CDS encoding AIM24 family protein yields MFRLQGSKVLAVDMTQDAVKAKNGSMVAYDGEMAFKKLSGGGEGIRGMVTRRITGEQMTVMEVRGQGTCWFADRASEITLVGLQGDKLYVESSNFLAADAGLRTGTSFTGTRGASQGNGLFTTTIEGHGQAAIMSDGPAVVLRVSAQYPLTVDPGAYVAHQGNLRQSFQSGVTFRTLFGEGGGEAFQIRFEGDGLVYVQPSERNTIAGDV; encoded by the coding sequence ATGTTCCGACTTCAAGGCAGCAAGGTCCTCGCCGTCGACATGACCCAAGACGCCGTGAAGGCGAAGAACGGCTCGATGGTCGCGTACGACGGGGAGATGGCCTTCAAGAAGCTGAGCGGCGGCGGTGAGGGCATCCGGGGCATGGTGACCCGGCGGATCACCGGCGAGCAGATGACGGTGATGGAGGTGAGGGGGCAGGGGACCTGCTGGTTCGCGGACCGGGCCTCGGAGATCACCCTGGTGGGGCTCCAGGGCGACAAGCTGTACGTCGAGTCGAGCAACTTCCTGGCGGCCGACGCGGGGCTGCGCACCGGGACCAGTTTCACGGGCACGCGCGGCGCCTCCCAGGGCAACGGGCTGTTCACCACGACGATCGAGGGGCACGGGCAGGCGGCGATCATGTCCGACGGCCCGGCGGTGGTGCTGCGGGTCAGCGCGCAGTACCCGCTGACCGTCGACCCGGGGGCGTACGTGGCGCACCAGGGGAACCTGCGGCAGTCCTTCCAGTCGGGTGTGACCTTCCGCACGCTGTTCGGGGAGGGCGGCGGGGAGGCCTTCCAGATCCGCTTCGAGGGCGACGGACTGGTGTACGTGCAGCCGAGCGAGCGGAACACGATCGCGGGGGATGTGTGA
- a CDS encoding AIM24 family protein, which produces MAFEEINSKMVRATVAPGQRLFSQRGAMLAYQGEVSFTPNLRGGQGGVMSMIGRRVANEDTPLMTVEGSGTVLFGHGGHHVQVINLSGDTLYVEADRLLAFEGTLEQSTVFLGSQGGVMGMVRGQVSGQGLFTTSLKGHGSVAVMAHGGVFEVPITPHRPVRVDPQAYVAHHGDVRNKLSTALGWRDMVGRGSGEAFQLELSGSGTVFVQASEEKL; this is translated from the coding sequence ATGGCCTTCGAGGAGATCAACTCCAAGATGGTCCGGGCGACCGTCGCACCGGGGCAGCGGCTGTTCAGTCAGCGCGGGGCGATGCTCGCCTACCAGGGCGAGGTGTCCTTCACCCCCAATCTGCGCGGCGGGCAGGGCGGCGTCATGTCGATGATCGGCCGCCGGGTGGCGAACGAGGACACGCCGCTGATGACCGTCGAGGGCAGCGGCACCGTGCTCTTCGGACACGGCGGCCACCACGTCCAGGTGATCAACCTGTCGGGCGACACCCTGTACGTGGAGGCGGACCGCCTCCTCGCCTTCGAGGGCACCCTGGAGCAGAGCACGGTGTTCCTGGGCTCCCAGGGCGGGGTCATGGGCATGGTGCGGGGCCAGGTGAGCGGGCAGGGGCTGTTCACCACGTCCCTCAAGGGCCACGGCTCGGTGGCGGTGATGGCCCACGGGGGCGTCTTCGAGGTGCCCATCACCCCGCACCGCCCGGTGCGCGTCGATCCGCAGGCCTACGTCGCCCACCACGGCGACGTGCGCAACAAGCTGTCCACGGCCCTGGGCTGGCGGGACATGGTGGGACGTGGCTCCGGCGAGGCGTTCCAGCTGGAGCTGAGCGGCAGCGGCACGGTGTTCGTCCAGGCGTCGGAGGAGAAGCTGTGA
- a CDS encoding AIM24 family protein, which translates to MSTVHHDPATLPADDNVNAYTFCVELKGSQWFLQKGKMIAYYGTIDFNGIGHGRLDRLVRTSFHSPLHASDWVVAEGSGKMLLADRAFDVNSYDLEDGNLTIRSGNLLAFQPSLALKQSIVPGFLTLIGTGKFVAASNGPVVFMEPPIRVDPQALVGWADCPSPCHHYDHGYMTGLLGGLRAMTGLGGASGEEHQFEFVGAGTVLLQSSEALMAEQAVGAPPQQAGVPGAGAPGASGGRSGVPGLPGQLGDLQRRFGL; encoded by the coding sequence GTGAGCACGGTCCACCACGACCCGGCGACGCTGCCGGCCGACGACAACGTCAACGCGTACACCTTCTGTGTGGAGCTGAAGGGGAGCCAGTGGTTCCTGCAGAAGGGGAAGATGATCGCCTACTACGGGACGATCGACTTCAACGGGATCGGGCACGGCCGGCTGGACCGTCTGGTGCGCACTTCGTTCCATTCGCCTCTGCACGCGAGCGACTGGGTCGTGGCGGAGGGCTCGGGCAAGATGCTCCTCGCCGACCGGGCCTTCGACGTGAATTCGTACGACCTCGAAGACGGCAACCTGACCATTCGCTCGGGCAACCTGCTCGCTTTTCAGCCAAGCCTCGCGCTCAAGCAGTCGATCGTGCCGGGCTTCCTGACGCTGATCGGAACCGGGAAGTTCGTGGCCGCGTCCAACGGTCCGGTGGTGTTCATGGAACCGCCGATCCGGGTCGACCCGCAGGCCCTGGTCGGCTGGGCCGACTGCCCGTCTCCGTGCCACCACTACGACCACGGGTACATGACCGGCCTACTGGGCGGTCTACGTGCGATGACGGGGCTGGGCGGGGCCTCCGGGGAGGAGCACCAGTTCGAGTTCGTGGGCGCGGGGACGGTGCTGCTGCAGTCGAGCGAGGCGCTGATGGCGGAGCAGGCCGTGGGGGCTCCTCCGCAGCAGGCGGGGGTGCCCGGCGCGGGGGCTCCCGGAGCGTCGGGAGGCCGGTCGGGGGTACCGGGGCTTCCCGGACAGCTGGGGGACCTCCAGCGCCGCTTCGGGCTGTGA
- a CDS encoding MarR family winged helix-turn-helix transcriptional regulator, whose product METETATRWLTDTEQCAWRTHLEVNRLLTHQLEKDLQPFGLTMNDYEILVNLSESEGDRMRMSDLATATMQSKSRLSHQITRMENANLVRRENCESDRRGLFAVLTEHGLETMRKVAPHHVASVRRHFIDLLAPEDLTELDKALKPIAEHLRGQRGRP is encoded by the coding sequence ATGGAGACCGAGACGGCCACTCGCTGGCTGACCGATACGGAGCAGTGTGCTTGGCGCACCCACCTGGAGGTCAACAGGCTGTTGACGCACCAGCTCGAGAAGGACCTGCAGCCGTTCGGCCTGACAATGAACGACTACGAAATCCTGGTGAACCTCTCCGAGTCGGAGGGCGACAGAATGCGGATGAGCGACCTGGCCACCGCCACGATGCAGTCCAAGAGCCGCCTCTCCCACCAGATCACCCGCATGGAGAACGCGAACCTGGTCCGGCGGGAGAACTGCGAGTCCGACCGGCGCGGGCTCTTCGCCGTCCTCACCGAGCACGGCTTGGAGACGATGCGGAAGGTCGCGCCGCACCACGTGGCATCCGTCCGCAGGCACTTCATCGACCTGCTGGCCCCGGAAGACCTGACGGAGCTGGACAAGGCGCTCAAGCCCATCGCGGAACACCTGCGCGGGCAGCGGGGACGACCCTGA
- a CDS encoding sensor histidine kinase — translation MSRLFASVRARATLAATLVVAVALVAAGTAVLLSLRSNLLGEAGTQAERSAREVATELAVGTPYADLSLDVDDRPVQVVDDDGVLVAASEDLERISGTGVDAVKPRPAASPGGEDDDADDDSGESLEPGEIGGRITVSDGSATIDGDTEDYRFAAVPVKTEDRGTLTVYAGAPLSAEHGAVNTALTVMLIGFPLLLAVVAWVTWLVTRRALRPVEGIRREMAAITASEDLARRVPVPGTHDEVARLATTTNETLAALESSVERQRGFVADASHELRSPIASLRTQLEVAAAHPELLDLDGAVADTVRLQRLAADLLLLARLDAGERPADARVDLAALAREAAEGRAGVRVRGDEGVVSAAGSRGQLGRVLANLLDNAERHARSVVEVSVRWDGDTALVAVTDDGEGVPAADRERIFERFVRLDDARSRDDGGAGLGLAIARDVAVRHGGTLTVHDAPAGGALFELRLPGDRAGTARDM, via the coding sequence GTGAGCCGCCTCTTCGCCTCGGTGCGGGCCCGTGCCACGCTCGCCGCCACCCTCGTGGTCGCCGTCGCCCTCGTCGCGGCCGGCACCGCCGTCCTGCTCTCCCTGCGCTCCAACCTGCTCGGCGAGGCGGGCACCCAGGCCGAGCGCTCGGCGCGGGAGGTGGCGACGGAGCTGGCCGTCGGAACCCCGTACGCGGACCTGTCGCTGGACGTGGACGACCGGCCGGTGCAGGTCGTCGACGACGACGGGGTGCTGGTCGCCGCCAGCGAGGACCTGGAGCGGATCAGCGGCACCGGCGTCGACGCGGTGAAGCCGCGGCCCGCCGCCTCCCCGGGTGGGGAGGACGACGACGCCGACGACGACTCCGGCGAGTCCCTCGAACCCGGCGAGATCGGCGGACGGATCACCGTCAGCGACGGCTCGGCGACCATCGACGGGGACACGGAGGACTACCGTTTCGCCGCCGTCCCGGTGAAGACCGAGGACCGGGGCACGCTCACCGTCTACGCCGGAGCCCCGCTCTCCGCCGAACACGGCGCCGTGAACACCGCCCTGACGGTGATGCTGATCGGCTTCCCGCTGCTGCTCGCGGTCGTGGCATGGGTGACCTGGCTCGTCACCCGGCGCGCGCTGCGCCCGGTGGAGGGCATCCGGCGCGAGATGGCCGCGATCACCGCCAGCGAGGACCTGGCCCGGCGTGTCCCGGTGCCGGGCACCCACGACGAGGTGGCCAGGCTCGCCACCACCACCAACGAGACGCTGGCCGCCCTGGAGTCCTCGGTGGAGCGGCAGCGCGGCTTCGTCGCCGACGCCTCGCACGAGCTGCGCAGCCCGATCGCGTCGCTGCGCACCCAGCTGGAGGTGGCCGCCGCGCATCCCGAGCTGCTGGATCTGGACGGCGCCGTGGCGGACACCGTACGGCTCCAGCGGCTCGCCGCCGATCTGCTGCTGCTGGCCAGGCTGGACGCGGGGGAGCGGCCCGCCGACGCCCGGGTCGACCTCGCCGCGCTCGCGCGCGAGGCGGCCGAGGGGCGGGCCGGGGTGCGGGTGCGGGGGGACGAGGGCGTGGTGAGTGCGGCCGGCTCGCGCGGGCAGCTGGGGCGGGTGCTGGCCAACCTGCTGGACAACGCCGAGCGGCACGCCCGCTCGGTGGTGGAGGTGTCCGTGCGGTGGGACGGGGACACGGCGCTGGTCGCCGTGACCGACGACGGCGAAGGCGTGCCGGCGGCCGACCGGGAGCGGATCTTCGAGCGGTTCGTACGGCTCGACGACGCGCGCAGCCGCGACGACGGCGGGGCCGGTCTCGGGCTGGCGATCGCCCGCGACGTGGCCGTACGGCACGGCGGCACGCTCACGGTGCACGACGCACCGGCAGGCGGCGCCCTGTTCGAGCTCCGCCTGCCGGGTGACCGGGCCGGAACGGCCCGGGACATGTGA
- a CDS encoding response regulator transcription factor encodes MRLLIVEDEKRLAVSLAKGLTAEGYAVDVVHDGLEGLHRAGEGVYDLVILDIMLPGLNGYRVCAALRAAGHDVPILMLTAKDGEYDEAEGLDTGADDYLTKPFSYVVLVARVKALLRRRGQGAGASPVHVHGDLRVDTAARRVFLGEDEATLTAKEFAVLEQLVVRAGQVVSKAEILEHVWDFAYDGDPNIVEVYVSALRRKLRAGLIRTVRGAGYRLETGR; translated from the coding sequence ATGCGCCTGTTGATCGTGGAGGACGAGAAGCGCCTCGCCGTGTCGCTCGCCAAGGGCCTCACCGCGGAGGGATACGCCGTGGACGTCGTCCACGACGGCCTGGAGGGACTGCACCGGGCGGGTGAGGGCGTGTACGACCTCGTCATCCTCGACATCATGCTGCCCGGCCTCAACGGCTACCGGGTCTGCGCCGCTCTGCGCGCCGCCGGACACGACGTGCCGATCCTGATGCTCACCGCCAAGGACGGCGAGTACGACGAGGCCGAGGGCCTGGACACGGGCGCGGACGACTACCTCACCAAGCCCTTCTCCTACGTCGTCCTCGTCGCCCGGGTGAAGGCCCTGCTGCGGCGGCGCGGGCAGGGGGCCGGAGCCTCGCCCGTGCACGTCCACGGCGACCTCAGGGTCGACACCGCCGCCCGCCGGGTCTTCCTCGGCGAGGACGAGGCCACCCTCACCGCCAAGGAGTTCGCCGTCCTGGAGCAGCTCGTGGTGCGGGCCGGGCAGGTGGTCTCCAAGGCGGAGATCCTGGAGCACGTCTGGGACTTCGCCTACGACGGCGACCCCAACATCGTCGAGGTGTACGTCAGCGCGCTGCGGCGCAAGCTGCGTGCCGGGCTCATCCGGACCGTGCGCGGCGCCGGCTACCGGCTGGAGACCGGGCGGTGA
- a CDS encoding PepSY domain-containing protein, which translates to MKRNIVIAAVTAAALIGGGTATALATTGDDDRGTASRADVADVADAPAVTVSDDGGVRDEADDRDDDRRDDSRAAAAKVTAADAVAAALAETPGTAVSAELDDEDDDGDDGDDRRERAAWEVDVLAGDGTWHSVRVDPATGKVLGSERDDDEDDTAEVRAALKGASVDAAEAAKAAAGHGTVTSVELDDDGDHGDGRPAWEVETRASGEGGQDWRVDLKTGKVTADRSDEAHGSHDSDDADDSGSSDDSDDD; encoded by the coding sequence ATGAAGCGCAACATCGTGATCGCCGCCGTCACCGCCGCCGCACTGATCGGAGGCGGTACGGCGACGGCCCTGGCGACGACGGGGGACGACGACCGGGGTACGGCGTCCCGCGCGGACGTCGCGGACGTCGCGGACGCACCGGCCGTCACCGTGTCGGACGACGGCGGCGTACGGGACGAGGCCGACGACCGTGACGACGACCGGCGCGACGACTCCCGCGCCGCCGCCGCGAAGGTGACGGCGGCCGACGCCGTCGCCGCCGCCCTCGCGGAGACCCCGGGCACCGCGGTCTCCGCCGAGCTGGACGACGAGGACGACGACGGGGACGACGGGGACGACCGCCGGGAGCGCGCGGCCTGGGAGGTCGACGTCCTCGCCGGCGACGGCACCTGGCACAGCGTCCGGGTCGACCCGGCCACCGGCAAGGTCCTCGGCTCCGAGCGGGACGACGACGAGGACGACACCGCAGAGGTGCGCGCGGCCCTGAAGGGCGCCTCGGTGGACGCCGCCGAGGCGGCGAAGGCGGCGGCCGGACACGGCACCGTCACCTCCGTCGAACTGGACGACGACGGCGACCACGGCGACGGCAGGCCCGCCTGGGAGGTCGAGACGCGCGCCTCCGGCGAGGGTGGACAGGACTGGCGGGTCGACCTGAAGACCGGAAAGGTCACGGCCGACCGCTCGGACGAGGCGCACGGCTCTCACGACTCGGACGACGCCGACGACTCCGGCAGTTCCGACGACTCCGACGACGACTGA